One Gemmatimonadota bacterium genomic window carries:
- a CDS encoding AAA family ATPase — protein sequence MKITKIKISNFKSFANQSIHLNDFNLLVGANASGKSNLVQAFQFLRDIVNHGLENAISLQGGIEYLWNIRIAHSRPLSFRVVMQGESEGFWLGHHHESPSFKIRKIDYEFSLKFHTRKFGYTIDQDKITLSCHEEKKINNSKKFNIKYSSLNGKLNIDLNNPDMDIPPFLEDLLITKEPPLYNEIPLLIESPFAGVFLKSALNGFRNIGIYDFEP from the coding sequence ATGAAAATTACAAAAATTAAAATATCAAACTTCAAGAGTTTCGCTAACCAATCTATTCACTTGAACGACTTCAACTTACTGGTTGGAGCGAATGCTTCGGGAAAATCTAATCTCGTTCAAGCCTTCCAATTTCTTAGAGATATTGTTAATCATGGATTGGAAAATGCAATTTCGCTTCAGGGGGGTATAGAGTATCTATGGAATATAAGGATTGCGCATTCCCGGCCCCTTTCGTTTCGCGTAGTTATGCAGGGCGAATCCGAGGGGTTTTGGCTTGGACACCATCACGAATCTCCCTCATTCAAAATTCGTAAAATAGACTATGAGTTTTCTTTAAAATTCCATACACGAAAATTTGGATATACTATTGATCAAGACAAAATAACATTGAGCTGTCATGAAGAAAAAAAAATCAATAATTCGAAAAAATTTAACATCAAATATTCCAGTCTTAATGGCAAACTAAATATAGACTTAAATAATCCCGATATGGATATACCTCCATTCTTGGAAGATCTGTTAATTACCAAGGAACCGCCTTTGTATAATGAAATACCACTCTTGATTGAGTCACCTTTTGCTGGTGTGTTCCTAAAATCAGCTTTGAATGGATTTAGAAATATCGGTATCTATGACTTTGAACCCAA
- a CDS encoding dienelactone hydrolase family protein, translated as MIEKTIEVTTSDGIMPTCVFHPEGEGPHPAVIFYFDIFGIRDELKNMCRRFARAGYYAALPSLFYRMGNPSYNPEKFMSGGLNLENTDPLHPMNLNTSTTNAMVINDTGALLRHLDNEEPQANAQRVGTIGTCMGGRHALFAAAIYPDNVLAFASIHGGKLVTDASDSPHLAISKLKAEGYFGWADQDAGATEEHLQLYKTELTRCDVPHRIDFMHGALHGYFFPQRLTHYHEDAAEKSWHAVLDLFARTLKSCVQ; from the coding sequence ATGATCGAAAAAACCATCGAAGTTACAACTTCAGACGGTATAATGCCCACCTGTGTCTTTCATCCAGAAGGCGAAGGACCGCACCCCGCTGTCATCTTCTACTTTGACATATTTGGCATTCGCGACGAATTGAAAAACATGTGCCGTCGTTTTGCTCGCGCGGGATATTACGCTGCACTCCCCTCCCTATTTTACCGCATGGGCAATCCGTCTTACAACCCCGAAAAATTCATGAGCGGCGGTCTCAATCTCGAAAACACAGATCCCCTGCATCCGATGAACCTCAACACCAGCACGACCAATGCCATGGTCATCAACGACACGGGCGCTCTACTTCGCCACCTCGACAACGAAGAACCCCAAGCCAATGCCCAACGGGTCGGCACTATCGGCACCTGCATGGGCGGCCGCCACGCCCTCTTTGCAGCAGCAATCTATCCCGACAATGTTTTGGCCTTTGCCTCCATTCACGGCGGCAAACTCGTCACCGATGCATCGGACTCGCCCCATCTCGCCATATCCAAACTCAAAGCCGAAGGCTACTTTGGCTGGGCAGACCAAGATGCCGGCGCGACCGAAGAACACCTACAACTCTACAAAACCGAACTCACCCGCTGTGACGTCCCACATCGCATTGACTTTATGCACGGTGCACTACACGGTTATTTCTTTCCCCAGCGTTTAACGCACTACCACGAGGATGCCGCTGAAAAATCCTGGCATGCAGTCCTCGACTTATTCGCCCGCACCCTCAAAAGCTGTGTTCAATAG